CGCCGCCCACGCAGGGCCTCGCATCGCTGCTGATCCTCGCGATCCACGACCGCATCCGGCAGGAGGGCTGGAGTCCCGACAATGTGGAAGGCATCCATGCGCTGGTCGAGGCCACGAAACAGGCCTTCATCGTGCGCGACCGTGTGGTGACGGACCCGAACACGCTGCCGTCCACGCCGGCCTCGTGGCTGACGGACGAAGCCATCGCGAAGCTCGCGGCCGCCGTGCCCGTCGACAAGGCCAGCCCGTGGCCCGCGCCGGTGAGCGATGGCGACACCACGTGGCTCGGTGTCGTCGATTCGGAAGGCCGCGCGGTCAGCATGATCCAGAGCATCTTCTTCGAGTTCGGCAGCGGCGTGGTGCTGCCCGGCACCGGCATCTGGTGGCAGAACCGCGGCTGCTCGTTCGACCTGAGCCCGGGCAAGCTGCGTTCGCTCGCCCCGGGCCGCAAGCCGTTCCACACGCTGAACCCGGCGATGGCGCAGCGCCCCGACGGCAAGCTCGTCGTGTACGGCACGATGGGCGGGGAAGGGCAGCCGCAGACGCAGGCGGCCGTGCTGTCGCGCCTGATGTACGGCGGCCACAACGTGCGCACCGCCGTGTCGGCGCCGCGCTGGCTGCTGGGCCGCACGTGGGCCGAACAGAGCACCACGCTGAAGATCGAGCGCCGCTACGGCGACGACGTGGTCGAGCGGTTGCGCGCCCTGGGCCATCCGGTCGAGGTGGTCGCGGAGTTCGACGAGCGCATGGGCCACGCGGGGGCGCTGATCCGCCATCCCGACGGGTTGATCGAAGGGGGCGAGGACCCCCGCAGTGACGGGCAGGTGGCCGCGTGGTGAGTGCAGTGACCGTGAAGAAGTCTCCGGGGTTCAAGTTCGACGGTTTCATGAAGGGCATGGTCATCGCGGTCGTGCTGGCCTTCCTGTGGCCCACGCCGGGTGCCCATGGCGGGGTCCTGCATCCCGAGTTGCTCAACAAGGTGGGTGTCGCGCTCGTCTTTTTCCTCAACGGCCTGTCGCTGAGCCTGCCCGCGATGCGCGCGGGCGCGGCGAGCTGGCGCGCCCACCTGCTGATCCAGGGCGCCACGTTCGTGCTGTTCCCGCTGATCGGCGTGGCCGGCGTGTGGGCCTCGCACGGCCTCGTGCCGCACGACCTGCAGCTCGGCTTCTTCTACCTGTGCGCGCTGCCGTCCACGGTGTCGTCGTCGGTGGCGCTGACCGTCGCGGCGCGCGGCAACGTGCCGGTCGCGGTGTTCAATGCCACGCTCTCGAGCCTGATCGGCGTGCTGGTCACGCCGATGTGGATGGGCTGGATGCTCGGCCAGGCCGGCATCGAGTTCCCGATCGGCCCCGTGATCCGCGACCTCGTGCTGTGGGTGCTGGTGCCGCTCGTCGCCGGGCAGCTCGCGCGGCCGTGGTTGGGCGAATGGGCCGCGAAACACAAGTCGCGCCTGCAGTGGGTGGACCGCGGCACGATCCTGATGCTGATCTACACCTCGTTCGCCGACTCGGTGGTGCAGGGCGTGTGGACCCGATTCGGCGTGATGACCGTCGTGGGCACCGCCATCGCCACGCTGGTGCTGTTCATCGTCGTGATGCTGGTGGTGCGTGCGCTCGCGCGCCTCATCGGCCTGAGCGATGCGGACCGCGTGGCCGCGATCTTCTGCGGCTCGAAGAAGACGCTGGCCTCGGGCGTGCCGATGGCGCAGATGATCTTCGGCACGAACCCCGCCCTCGGCCTGATCCTGATGCCGCTGATGCTGTACCACCCGCTGCAGCTCGCGATCGGCGGGGTGCTCGCGCAACGATGGGGTGGCCGCACCGGGTGACTTCCCGGCTTGCATCGGGCGGAGGGATCGGGAACACTTGACCGATCAAGTTTCCCGGTACCCCGATGCAGAAATTCCTTGTCGCCCTCGCGCTCGCCGTGGTCCCGCTGCTGGGCCACGCGGGCGCTCCGGACGGAGCCGCCTGGCTCCGCCACGCCACCGACGACCTGCTGCCGTACTGGCGCCAACCCGCCGCCCTCGGGTCGCCCGTCGGGCGTTTCCCCACCTTCCGTTGCATCGACGGCGGCGCGTACGACGCCGCCAAGCCGTGCAAGGAACTGGCACGGGCGCCGGGTTGGATCCGCGCCGAACTGGGCCGCGAGTACGTGCGCATGCAGTCGCGCCAGACCTTCGCGTACGCGGTGGGCTTCCACCTGACCGGCGACCCGGCGCTGCTGGCCGCCGCGAAGGCGGGGTCGGCCGACATCCGTGCCCGTGCGCTGGACCCGGCCACCGGCAGCGCCGCCACGTTCCACGACCGCGACGGTCGCGCTCAGCCCCCGGTGGGCGAACGCACCGCGCAGGACCTCGCGTACGCCGCGCTCGCGATGGCGGCCGTCTACGACCTGACCCGCGATTCGGCCACGCTCGACGACCTGGACCGCCTGCACCGCCACCTGATGGGCCACTTCGACGCGGAACGAGGCGAGATGCGCTGGACGCTGAAGGGCCCCGAGGCGGGCAAGCGGGAACTCGTGGCCCAGCTCGACCCGCTCAACGCGTACATGGTGCTCGTGACACCGCTGCTCGAGGGCGAACGCCGCCAGCGCTGGCTGGCCGACATGGGCCGGCTGGTCGGCACCATCCGCACGCACTACTGCGCGGGCCAACAACCCCGCTGCCGCGGCACGCTGGACGCGGGCGGTGAGGTGCCGGGCGCGCGCCACAACGACTACGGCCACAGCGGCAAGGCCTACTGGATGGTGCTGCTCGCCGCGCGGATCCGGGGCGATGCGGACGCGGCCGCGTGGGCCGAGGCCAAGGGCCACGCCGTGCTGGCCGAGGCCTTCCAGGAGGACACCGGCGCATGGGCCTCGCGCTGGACCGCCGACGGCCAGGACACGAGCCAGCAGTGGTGGATCTCCGCCGAACTCGACCAGCTTGCATCGACCCTCGCGCTGGGCGACCGGCGCTACCTGGGCTACCTCGAACGCACCGGCCCGTACTGGCTCACGCACTTCGTGGACCGCGAACACGGCGAGGTGTACGGCTGGCTGTCGCCGTCGGGCGAGCCGGGAGACGCGCTGAAGCAGCACCAGTGGAAGAACGGCTACCACTCGCTGGAACACGCGCTGATCGGGTACCTCACCGCGCAGGCGCTGGCGAGGCAGCCGGCGACGCTGTACTACGCGTTGCCGAAGGGGACGAAGGCGCCGCTGGCGCCGTACGTGTTCCCGGGGCGGGAGCGTGGGCGGGAGGAGGTGAAGGGGGGCGTGTTGAAGGTGACGTTCGACGTCGGGCCCTGAGGGCGAAAAGAACCGTCACCCCGGCGAACGCCGGGGCCCACTCGTCCCGGGGCGCGCCTCGGCCCCGGTGGATCCCGGCGTCCGCCGGGATGACCCTTTACGAGCGCACCTTCCCCGCCTGCGCCACCGCCAGCGCCGTCATGTTGACGATGCGCCGCACCGTCGCCGACGGCGACAGCACGTGCACCGGCGCCGCGGCGCCCAGCAGCACCGGGCCCACGGTCACGCCGTGGCCGCCGGTCATCTTCAGCACGTTGAACAGGATGTTCGCCGCGTCGAGGTTGGGCAGCACGAGCACGTTGGCCGCACCGGTCAGCGTGGACGACGGCAGGGCCTTCAGGCGCAGGTCTTCGCTCAGCGCCGCGTCGCCGTGGATCTCGCCGTCGGCCTCCACGTCGGGGCAGCGGTGGGCGAACAGGTTGCGCGCCTCGCGCATCTTCAGTGCCGACGCGCGCTTGCTGCTGCCGTACATCGAGTGCGACAGGAAGGCCACCTTCGGCGGCAGGCCGAAGTGCTTGACCTCGTCGACCGCCATCTCGGCGATGTCGGCGAGCTGGGCCGCGTCGGGTTCGTCGTGGATGAAGGTGTCGGTGATGAACAGCGTGTGCTGGTCGAGCAGCAGCGCGTTCATCGCGGCGAAGGTGCGGGCGCCCTGGCGCAGGCCGATGATGTCGCGCACGTGTTCGAAGTGAGCGTCGTAACGGCCCACGAGGCCGCACAGCATGCCGTCGGCATCGTTCAGGTGCACCATCAGCGCGGCGATCACGGTGTTCGAGCGGCGCACGATCGACTTGGCCGTCTCGGGCGACACGCCGTTGCGGCCGTTGAGCTGGTGGTAGGCCTCCCAGTACTGGTTGAAGCGGGCGTCGTCGCCCGGGTTCACCAGCTCGAAGTCGCGGCCCGGCTGCAGGCGCAGTCCGGCGCGTTCGATGCGCGCGGCGATGACCTCGGGGCGGCCGATCAGGATCGGGCGCACGAGCTTCTCGTCGAGCGCGATCTGCACGGCGCGCAGCACACGTTCCTCTTCACCCTCGGCGAACACGATGCGCTTCGGCGCCGAGCGGGCGGCGCGGAACACCGGCTGCATGATCATGCCGGTGTGGGTCACGAAACGGGTCAGCGAGTCGCGGTAGGCCTCGAGGTCCTCGATGGGGCGTGCGGCCACGCCGGAGGCCTTGGCGGCTTCGGCCACGGCCGGCGCGATGCGCAGGATCAGGCGCGAGTCGAACGGCGTGGGGATGAAGTAGTCGGGACCGAAGCGCAGCTCGCGGCCGTCGTACGCGGAGGCCACCTCGGCGCTGATCTCGGCCTTGGCCAGCGCGGCGATCTCCTTCACGCACGCGATCTTCATCTCGTCGGTGATGCGCGTGGCGCCGCAGTCGAGCGCGCCGCGGAAGATGTACGGGAAACACAGGACGTTGTTGACCTGGTTCGGGTAGTCGGACCGGCCGGTGGCGATCAGGCAGTCGGGGCGCGCGAGCTTCGCGAGTTCCGGGCGGATCTCGGGCTCGGGGTTGGCGAGCGCGAGGATCAGCGGCTTGTCGGCCATGGTCTTGACCATCTCGACCGTGAGCACGCCGGCGGCCGAGCAGCCGAGGAACACGTCGGCGCCCTTGACGACGTCGGCGAGCGTGCGCGCGTCGGTCTTCTGCGCGTAGCGCTGCTTCGAGGCGTCGAGCTTGTCGGCGCGCTGGTCGTGGATCACGCCCTTGCTGTCGCAGACGAACACGTTCTTCGGCGAGACGCCGAGCGTGACCATCATGTCGAGGCACGCGATGGCCGCCGCGCCGGCGCCCGACACCGCCACCTTCACCTCGCCGATGGCCTTGCCCACCAGTTCGAGGCCGTTGATGAGCGCGGCGCTGGAGATGATGGCCGTGCCGTGCTGGTCGTCGTGGAAGACGGGGATCTTCATGCGCTCGCGCAGCTGGCGCTCGATGTAGAAGCACTCGGGGGCCTTGATGTCCTCGAGGTTCACACCGCCGAGCGTGGGCTCGAGGGCGGCGATGATCTCGACGAGCTTGTCGGGGTCGCGTTCGGCCAGTTCGATGTCGAACACGTCGATGCCCGCGAACTTGCGGAACAGGCATCCCTTGCCCTCCATCACCGGCTTGCCGGCCAGCGGGCCGATGTCGCCGAGGCCGAGCACCGCGGTGCCGTTGGTGACCACGCCGACGAGGTTGGCGCGCGACGTGAAGTCGGCGGCGAGCGCGGGGTTCTCCTCGATCGCGAGGCACGCGTAGGCCACACCCGGCGAATACGCGAGCGAGAGGTCGCGCTGGTTCGACAGCGGCTTGGTGGGCACCACGGCGATCTTGCCGCGCACGGGGCTGCGGTGGTATTCGAGCGCGGCGTCGCGCAGCGCGGATTCGGCGGGAGACAGCGGCTTGCTGCCTTTGGTGATGTCGGACATCGGAACTCTCCAGGGGCGGCCGGGCGCAAGGGGCGCTCGCGGCGGGAACGGCTTCGATTCGGTGCGCGGATGCCGGGGGGTGGGGCAGCGATCGCGGCGCGCGGGGAGCATCGGGTCGCGATGGCAGCCTGGGCGTCGTCAGGGGCGCGGGGTGGGGCACTGATTCTGTCACCTCTTGGCCGGTTCGGACAGCCCGCGACCTCCCCGAACGAAACCAGGTGTGCGCAGGGCGTTTCAGGGGAAGCCTTGGGGTAGAGTCGCCGCTTCGGGCCCTTTCTTCCGCATGTCCCCCCGCGCCTGCACCGTTTCGCTGAACCCCGCCATCGACCGCACCTTGTGGGTCGACCGGCTCGCGCCCGGGCACACGCACCTCGCCACCGGGGAACACCGCCAGGCGGGTGGCAAGGGGTTCAATGTCGCGGCGGGCCTGGCCTCGCTCGGTGTGCCGGTCGCGATGTGCGGCTGGCTCGGACGCGAGAACGCCGGGGTTTTCGAGGCGGCGTTCCAGGCGCGGGGCATCGCCGACGCCATGGACCGGGTGTCCGGCCACGTCCGCGAGAACCTGCAGCTCACCGACACCGCCCGCCAGCAGACCACCTCGGTGGACCTGCCCGGCATCGCCTTCGACCCCGCCACGCTCGCCGCGGCGGAACAGCAGCTCGACCGAACGCTCGCCGCGCGCGTGGCCCCGGGCGACTGGTGCCTGCTCACCGGCAGCCTGCCGCCCGGCGTGGACGCGGGCACGCTCGAACGCCTGTCGCGTTCGCTGTCGGCCGCCGGGGCCCGCCTCGTCGTCGACACCGGCGGCGAGGCCCTGGCCGACCTGCTGCGCCGCCTGGCCGGCACGCCACGTGCCATGCCCGTCTTCGTGAAACCGAACCGCGACGAACTCGAAGCCCTGTGCGGCCGGTCGCTGCCCACGGTGCCCGACGTCGTGGCCGCCGCGCGCGGCGTGGTGGCCCAGGGCGTGCCACACGTGCTGGTGTCGCTGGGCGCCGACGGCGCGGTGCTCGCGACCGCGGCCGGCACCTGGACCTGCGCCGTCCCCGCCGTGCCCATCTGCACCACGGTGGGGGCGGGCGACGCGGTGGTCGCCGGCACCACCGCGGGGCTGATGGCGGGCCTGCCCTTCGACGCCGCCGCCCGGCGCGGCCTCGCCTGCGCGGCCTGGCGCATCCAGCGCCGCACCCCCGACCTCCCGCCGCGCGACACGCTCGATGCCGACGCCGCGGCCTACCGACTCATCCCCTCGCCATGAAAACCTCCATCAGCAAGACCACGCGGCTGTGCATGTCGCTGTCCGCCCGCCCGGGCAACTTCGGCACGCGCTTCCAGAACTTCCTGTACGACGCGCTCGACCTCGACTTCGTCTACAAGGCCTTCACCACAAAGGACCTGGCCGCGGCCGTGGGCGGCATCCGTGCGCTGGGCATCCGCGGCTGCGCGATCTCGATGCCGTTCAAGGAGGCCGTGATCCCGATGCTCGACGCGCTGGACCCGTCGGCCGGCGTGCTGCAGTCGGTCAACACCATCGTCAACGACGACGGCTTCCTGCGCGGCTACAACACCGACTACCTCGCGGTGCGCCACCTGCTCGATGCGCACCAGGTGCCGCGCGACCTGCGCGTGGCGGTGCGCGGCAGCGGCGGCATGGCCAAGGCCGTGACGTGCGCACTGCGCGATGCCGGCTTCAAGGACGGCGTGGTCGTCGCCCGCAACGAGGCCACCGGCCGCGCCCTGGCCGGCAGCTACGGCTACGCGTGGCAGCCCGACACCTCGGGCCTCGCGGCCGGCCTGCTCGTCAACGTGACCCCCATCGGCATGTCCGGCGGCGAGGAATCCGGCGACCTCGCGTACAGCCTGTCCCTGATCGATGCCGCCCACACGGTGTTCGACGTCGTGGCGATCCCGGTCGAGACGCCGCTCATCGTGGCGGCTCGCGCGGCCGGCCGCCCGGTGATCACCGGCGGCGAGGTGATCGCGCTGCAGGCGCTGGAACAGTTCGTGCTGTACACCGGTGTGCGACCCGACCCCGAGCTCGTCGCCGAGGCCGCGGCCTTCGCCCGGGCCGCCTGACGGCCAGGGGCGTGCTCGGGGGCAGTTAAACTTCGGCCCTTTCACACGCTCCTTCCATGGCTGCAGCTTCGACCGGTACGCCGTCCGCCCTCTTCGACCTGAAAAGTGCCGCCCTGACGGCGATGGCGTTGGTGCTGAAGTCCACCGACCTGGCCGCGCTCGCCTCGGCCCTGGAAGAACGTTTCGGCAGCACCCCGTCCCTCTTCGATTTCGACCCCGTCGTGATCGACCTGGCCGCGGTGCGTGAATCCGAAGCCGCGATCGACTTCACCGCGCTGGCCGCACTGCTGCGCCAGCACCGCCTGCAGCCGGTGGGTGTGCTCGGCGGCAGCGAGGACCAGATGGCGCAGGCGCTGGCCGCCGGCCTCGGCGACACGCCCGCGCTGACGCAGGCGCCACCTGCACCGAAACCCGCGACGCCCGAACCGGAATCGCCGGCCCCGGCACCCGTGC
This genomic stretch from Piscinibacter gummiphilus harbors:
- a CDS encoding gamma-glutamyltransferase family protein; its protein translation is MKPILGTRGAVVASHSLAAQAGLDILRDGGNAIEATIAVAATLAVVYPHMTGIGGDGFWLLHEPGKDIVGIDACGRAGSQVTPALYGDAASIPWRGPLAANTVAGTVSGWGAAYAHSRDVWGGKLPLSRLLESAVAYARDGFPVTHSQEENTRAKLKDLVNVPGFADHFLRDGQVPVYGERHRFPALAATLERIGQAGTDDFYRGELAKSIAADLQAAGSPLVAADLAAHAPEIVEALSVTLKDGTRVFNLPPPTQGLASLLILAIHDRIRQEGWSPDNVEGIHALVEATKQAFIVRDRVVTDPNTLPSTPASWLTDEAIAKLAAAVPVDKASPWPAPVSDGDTTWLGVVDSEGRAVSMIQSIFFEFGSGVVLPGTGIWWQNRGCSFDLSPGKLRSLAPGRKPFHTLNPAMAQRPDGKLVVYGTMGGEGQPQTQAAVLSRLMYGGHNVRTAVSAPRWLLGRTWAEQSTTLKIERRYGDDVVERLRALGHPVEVVAEFDERMGHAGALIRHPDGLIEGGEDPRSDGQVAAW
- a CDS encoding bile acid:sodium symporter family protein; this encodes MSAVTVKKSPGFKFDGFMKGMVIAVVLAFLWPTPGAHGGVLHPELLNKVGVALVFFLNGLSLSLPAMRAGAASWRAHLLIQGATFVLFPLIGVAGVWASHGLVPHDLQLGFFYLCALPSTVSSSVALTVAARGNVPVAVFNATLSSLIGVLVTPMWMGWMLGQAGIEFPIGPVIRDLVLWVLVPLVAGQLARPWLGEWAAKHKSRLQWVDRGTILMLIYTSFADSVVQGVWTRFGVMTVVGTAIATLVLFIVVMLVVRALARLIGLSDADRVAAIFCGSKKTLASGVPMAQMIFGTNPALGLILMPLMLYHPLQLAIGGVLAQRWGGRTG
- a CDS encoding AGE family epimerase/isomerase; translated protein: MQKFLVALALAVVPLLGHAGAPDGAAWLRHATDDLLPYWRQPAALGSPVGRFPTFRCIDGGAYDAAKPCKELARAPGWIRAELGREYVRMQSRQTFAYAVGFHLTGDPALLAAAKAGSADIRARALDPATGSAATFHDRDGRAQPPVGERTAQDLAYAALAMAAVYDLTRDSATLDDLDRLHRHLMGHFDAERGEMRWTLKGPEAGKRELVAQLDPLNAYMVLVTPLLEGERRQRWLADMGRLVGTIRTHYCAGQQPRCRGTLDAGGEVPGARHNDYGHSGKAYWMVLLAARIRGDADAAAWAEAKGHAVLAEAFQEDTGAWASRWTADGQDTSQQWWISAELDQLASTLALGDRRYLGYLERTGPYWLTHFVDREHGEVYGWLSPSGEPGDALKQHQWKNGYHSLEHALIGYLTAQALARQPATLYYALPKGTKAPLAPYVFPGRERGREEVKGGVLKVTFDVGP
- a CDS encoding NADP-dependent malic enzyme — translated: MSDITKGSKPLSPAESALRDAALEYHRSPVRGKIAVVPTKPLSNQRDLSLAYSPGVAYACLAIEENPALAADFTSRANLVGVVTNGTAVLGLGDIGPLAGKPVMEGKGCLFRKFAGIDVFDIELAERDPDKLVEIIAALEPTLGGVNLEDIKAPECFYIERQLRERMKIPVFHDDQHGTAIISSAALINGLELVGKAIGEVKVAVSGAGAAAIACLDMMVTLGVSPKNVFVCDSKGVIHDQRADKLDASKQRYAQKTDARTLADVVKGADVFLGCSAAGVLTVEMVKTMADKPLILALANPEPEIRPELAKLARPDCLIATGRSDYPNQVNNVLCFPYIFRGALDCGATRITDEMKIACVKEIAALAKAEISAEVASAYDGRELRFGPDYFIPTPFDSRLILRIAPAVAEAAKASGVAARPIEDLEAYRDSLTRFVTHTGMIMQPVFRAARSAPKRIVFAEGEEERVLRAVQIALDEKLVRPILIGRPEVIAARIERAGLRLQPGRDFELVNPGDDARFNQYWEAYHQLNGRNGVSPETAKSIVRRSNTVIAALMVHLNDADGMLCGLVGRYDAHFEHVRDIIGLRQGARTFAAMNALLLDQHTLFITDTFIHDEPDAAQLADIAEMAVDEVKHFGLPPKVAFLSHSMYGSSKRASALKMREARNLFAHRCPDVEADGEIHGDAALSEDLRLKALPSSTLTGAANVLVLPNLDAANILFNVLKMTGGHGVTVGPVLLGAAAPVHVLSPSATVRRIVNMTALAVAQAGKVRS
- a CDS encoding 1-phosphofructokinase family hexose kinase, translating into MSPRACTVSLNPAIDRTLWVDRLAPGHTHLATGEHRQAGGKGFNVAAGLASLGVPVAMCGWLGRENAGVFEAAFQARGIADAMDRVSGHVRENLQLTDTARQQTTSVDLPGIAFDPATLAAAEQQLDRTLAARVAPGDWCLLTGSLPPGVDAGTLERLSRSLSAAGARLVVDTGGEALADLLRRLAGTPRAMPVFVKPNRDELEALCGRSLPTVPDVVAAARGVVAQGVPHVLVSLGADGAVLATAAGTWTCAVPAVPICTTVGAGDAVVAGTTAGLMAGLPFDAAARRGLACAAWRIQRRTPDLPPRDTLDADAAAYRLIPSP
- a CDS encoding shikimate 5-dehydrogenase; the protein is MKTSISKTTRLCMSLSARPGNFGTRFQNFLYDALDLDFVYKAFTTKDLAAAVGGIRALGIRGCAISMPFKEAVIPMLDALDPSAGVLQSVNTIVNDDGFLRGYNTDYLAVRHLLDAHQVPRDLRVAVRGSGGMAKAVTCALRDAGFKDGVVVARNEATGRALAGSYGYAWQPDTSGLAAGLLVNVTPIGMSGGEESGDLAYSLSLIDAAHTVFDVVAIPVETPLIVAARAAGRPVITGGEVIALQALEQFVLYTGVRPDPELVAEAAAFARAA
- the minC gene encoding septum site-determining protein MinC — encoded protein: MAAASTGTPSALFDLKSAALTAMALVLKSTDLAALASALEERFGSTPSLFDFDPVVIDLAAVRESEAAIDFTALAALLRQHRLQPVGVLGGSEDQMAQALAAGLGDTPALTQAPPAPKPATPEPESPAPAPVLEVPPPVWPVIPSGALVVDKPLRSGQQAYAKGRDLVVLAVVSFGAEVIADGNIHVYAPLRGRAIAGAKGDTSARIFSICMEPQLVSIAGTYRTTETALPAEVLGKPAQVRLDGERLVVEALKL